One part of the Marinobacter sp. M3C genome encodes these proteins:
- a CDS encoding nucleoid-associated protein, which yields MAIKHLRTAFASQYQPGQPARLRSGEALEEPGGDYEALHKQMKRLFNAKPGKKFGRFSDDIGESPFSSWIKDYLEGKQGFAAMSSRLFDQWQELLSGCQEEHHGHLMLVHEALADTEVAYLLVIEADSAMRFDGNQALDATDILSLSRLNLALRIELTDWQRDGGGSSDSNYLTLVHARGTAEPGELFIRLCGFTNQVDVEKETMTFLDAVEAFAKNEQPDKAGGVRSRAYEFCKEQHALGEPVAIEALSGYLDEDQPERFREFASKTAELPESGVLHPDHRKVKKLVRIGGSGGGMSVSFSSDLMNQAVYYDRDKDSLTITRLPKVLREQLQRYLDTREG from the coding sequence ATGGCTATCAAACATCTTCGCACTGCCTTCGCCAGCCAATATCAGCCGGGGCAACCCGCACGCTTGCGCAGCGGCGAAGCTCTGGAAGAGCCCGGTGGCGATTACGAAGCCCTGCACAAACAGATGAAGCGTTTGTTCAACGCCAAACCCGGAAAGAAGTTTGGTCGTTTTTCTGACGATATTGGCGAAAGCCCTTTCAGTAGTTGGATAAAAGATTATCTGGAAGGCAAACAGGGTTTTGCGGCCATGAGCAGCAGATTGTTCGATCAATGGCAGGAGCTTCTCAGCGGCTGTCAGGAAGAGCATCACGGCCATTTGATGCTGGTGCACGAGGCCCTGGCGGATACAGAGGTTGCGTACTTGCTTGTTATAGAAGCAGACAGCGCCATGCGATTTGATGGCAACCAGGCGTTAGACGCCACCGACATTCTCAGCCTTTCACGGTTGAACCTGGCACTGCGGATCGAGCTTACCGACTGGCAGCGTGATGGCGGTGGCAGCAGCGACAGCAATTATCTGACGCTGGTACACGCCCGCGGCACCGCTGAGCCGGGTGAGCTGTTTATTCGTCTGTGCGGTTTTACCAATCAGGTGGATGTGGAAAAAGAGACGATGACGTTTCTGGACGCGGTGGAAGCTTTCGCGAAAAACGAGCAGCCGGATAAAGCCGGCGGAGTGCGCAGCCGCGCTTATGAGTTCTGCAAGGAGCAGCACGCTCTGGGGGAGCCGGTGGCCATCGAGGCCTTATCGGGTTATCTGGATGAGGACCAGCCTGAGCGTTTTCGCGAGTTTGCCAGTAAAACGGCGGAATTGCCGGAGAGCGGCGTGTTGCATCCGGATCATCGTAAGGTGAAGAAGCTGGTGCGGATTGGGGGATCGGGCGGTGGTATGAGCGTGTCATTTTCTTCGGATTTGATGAATCAGGCGGTTTATTATGACCGCGACAAGGATTCTTTGACGATTACTCGTTTGCCTAAGGTTTTGCGGGAGCAGTTGCAGCGTTATCTTGATACTCGCGAGGGGTGA
- the rimO gene encoding 30S ribosomal protein S12 methylthiotransferase RimO, protein MIEKTENTQTSNGKVGFISLGCPKALVDSERILTQLRLDGYDVVPTYKDADIVVVNTCGFIDAAKQESLDAIGEAINENGKVIVTGCMGVEADKIRKTHPGVLAVSGPHAYEEVVGAVHQFVPPTRKHDPFTDLVPPQGIKLTPRHYAYLKISEGCNHRCTFCIIPSMRGDLVSRPIGDVMDEAQRLVDAGVKELLVISQDTSAYGVDTKFRTGFWQGRPIKTKMQSLCEALGEMGVWVRLHYVYPYPHVDDIIPLMAEGKILPYLDIPFQHASPKVLKAMKRPAHDSKTLDRIRKWREICPELTIRSTFIVGFPGETEEDFQYLLDWLDQAQLDRVGAFTYSAVEGAKANEIEGAVPEDVKEERLERFMTKQAEISAARLQAKIGTTIDVLIDEVDEEGAIGRSKADAPEIDGMVYLNDATGLVPGQIVQAVVEHADEHDLWATLV, encoded by the coding sequence ATGATAGAAAAAACTGAAAACACGCAAACCAGTAACGGTAAAGTTGGCTTTATTAGCCTGGGTTGCCCCAAGGCTCTGGTAGATTCCGAGCGTATTCTGACCCAGCTAAGGTTGGATGGGTATGATGTAGTACCAACCTATAAAGACGCCGATATTGTAGTGGTGAACACCTGCGGCTTTATTGATGCGGCAAAACAGGAATCTCTGGACGCTATTGGCGAAGCCATAAATGAAAATGGCAAAGTCATCGTGACCGGTTGTATGGGCGTGGAAGCAGACAAAATCCGTAAAACCCATCCCGGGGTGCTGGCTGTATCCGGCCCCCATGCGTATGAAGAAGTGGTCGGTGCGGTACATCAGTTTGTGCCGCCCACCCGCAAGCACGACCCGTTCACCGATCTGGTGCCGCCCCAGGGTATCAAACTGACGCCGCGGCATTACGCCTACCTCAAAATCTCCGAGGGCTGCAACCACCGCTGCACCTTCTGCATAATTCCGTCTATGCGCGGCGATCTGGTCAGCCGGCCCATTGGCGATGTGATGGACGAAGCCCAGCGGTTGGTCGACGCTGGCGTTAAAGAATTATTGGTTATTTCCCAAGACACCTCGGCTTACGGTGTAGACACCAAATTCCGCACCGGTTTCTGGCAGGGCCGCCCGATTAAAACCAAAATGCAGTCGCTGTGCGAAGCATTGGGTGAAATGGGCGTTTGGGTACGGCTGCACTATGTGTACCCGTATCCCCATGTGGACGACATTATTCCGTTAATGGCGGAAGGGAAAATCCTGCCGTATCTGGATATTCCGTTCCAGCACGCCAGCCCGAAAGTGCTGAAAGCCATGAAACGACCGGCCCACGACAGCAAAACCCTGGACCGCATTCGTAAATGGCGTGAAATCTGCCCGGAACTCACCATTCGTTCTACCTTCATAGTGGGCTTTCCCGGTGAAACCGAAGAAGATTTTCAATACCTGTTGGACTGGCTGGACCAGGCGCAACTAGACCGCGTGGGCGCGTTCACCTACAGCGCGGTTGAGGGAGCCAAGGCTAACGAGATCGAAGGCGCCGTACCAGAAGATGTCAAAGAAGAACGCTTGGAGCGGTTTATGACCAAGCAAGCCGAAATTTCAGCCGCCCGTTTGCAGGCGAAAATTGGTACAACAATTGACGTGCTGATTGACGAAGTAGACGAAGAAGGCGCCATCGGGCGGTCAAAAGCCGACGCGCCAGAGATTGATGGCATGGTGTATCTGAATGACGCCACGGGATTGGTGCCTGGGCAGATTGTTCAGGCGGTGGTTGAGCACGCTGACGAGCATGACCTTTGGGCGACTTTGGTCTGA
- a CDS encoding TPM domain-containing protein → MTLLTKQEQEQVAAAISAVEQETDAEIVTVLTAQADNYAYIPLLWAGLIALVVPGIVNYFAGWLTADTLLLGQWGVFIVLSLIFRLPGINRRLIPRSVRYWRASNLARRQFLEQNLHHTAGATGMLIFVSEAERYVEILVDEGISSKIDNSAWDAIIADFTEQVKKGKTLHGFITCIEACGTHLKTQLPATHQKNELPNHLVILS, encoded by the coding sequence ATGACATTATTAACCAAGCAAGAACAGGAACAGGTCGCGGCCGCCATCAGCGCCGTTGAGCAGGAAACAGACGCGGAGATAGTCACCGTGCTGACGGCACAAGCCGATAACTACGCCTATATTCCGCTCCTCTGGGCGGGGCTGATTGCGCTTGTGGTACCTGGCATCGTCAATTACTTTGCCGGCTGGCTGACAGCAGACACGTTGCTGCTTGGCCAGTGGGGCGTGTTTATCGTGCTCAGTCTTATATTCAGGTTACCTGGCATAAATAGGCGACTGATCCCCCGCTCCGTGCGCTACTGGCGAGCTTCGAACCTGGCCCGGCGCCAGTTTTTGGAACAGAACCTGCATCACACAGCGGGCGCCACGGGCATGCTAATTTTCGTTTCTGAAGCCGAGCGCTACGTCGAGATTCTGGTGGACGAGGGCATTTCCAGCAAAATAGACAACAGCGCTTGGGACGCCATCATTGCGGACTTCACCGAGCAGGTGAAAAAAGGCAAAACCCTACACGGTTTTATCACCTGCATCGAAGCCTGCGGCACACATCTGAAAACCCAACTGCCAGCCACCCATCAGAAAAATGAACTGCCAAATCACCTGGTGATATTGTCTTGA
- the oadA gene encoding sodium-extruding oxaloacetate decarboxylase subunit alpha, whose amino-acid sequence MSQAKRIEVTDLILRDAHQSLIATRMRTEDMLPICGKLDQVGYWSLEVWGGATFDACVRFLKEDPWERLRQLREALPNTRLQMLLRGQNLLGYRHYADDVVEAFVQKAADNGVDVFRIFDALNDLRNIEVAMKAVKKAGKHAQGTICFTTSPVHTAELFVQQAKNMQAMGADSIAIKDMAGLLTPYGTYDLVKAIKAEVDLPLVIHSHSTSGLAPLCQLKAIEAGVDRMDTAISSFASGTSHPATESQVAALKGTAYDTGLDLNLLSEIADYFREVRKKYQQFESEFTREDVSVQINQVPGGMMSNLANQLKEQNALDRIREVFDEIPRVREDLGFPPLVTPTSQIVGTQAVYNVLAGQRYKTITNEVKRYLQGGYGRPPAPVNADVRKKAIGNETVDEGRPADHIRPEMDKLRKDIGELALNEEDVLTFAMFPDLGREFLQQRKDGTLVPEALLPPETRSRDRLVTGVATEFRIEVHGESYEVAVTGSGESGVGKRKLYLSLDGMPEEVVFESLNDYVAQSSSGRKKASMPGHVSTAMPGNVVEVLVKEGDTVSAGQAVLITEAMKMETEVHADIDGKIAAIYITKGDRVTPGEMLIDIV is encoded by the coding sequence ATGAGCCAGGCAAAACGAATTGAAGTCACCGACCTGATTCTGCGTGACGCGCACCAGTCGCTGATTGCCACCCGCATGCGTACAGAAGACATGCTGCCCATCTGCGGCAAGTTGGACCAGGTAGGCTATTGGTCGCTGGAAGTCTGGGGCGGCGCCACCTTTGACGCCTGCGTGCGTTTTCTGAAAGAAGACCCTTGGGAGCGCCTACGCCAGCTGAGGGAAGCACTGCCCAACACGCGCCTGCAAATGCTGCTGCGGGGCCAGAATCTGCTGGGCTATCGCCACTACGCAGACGACGTGGTGGAAGCCTTTGTGCAAAAAGCCGCGGACAACGGCGTCGACGTATTTCGGATTTTTGATGCGCTAAACGATTTGCGCAACATTGAAGTCGCTATGAAAGCGGTGAAAAAAGCCGGCAAGCACGCCCAAGGCACCATCTGCTTCACCACCAGCCCGGTGCACACTGCAGAACTGTTTGTACAGCAAGCCAAAAACATGCAGGCCATGGGTGCCGACTCCATTGCCATCAAGGATATGGCGGGACTGTTGACGCCTTACGGCACCTACGACCTGGTCAAAGCCATCAAGGCGGAAGTCGACCTGCCATTGGTGATTCATAGCCACTCCACCTCTGGCTTGGCGCCTTTATGCCAGCTCAAAGCCATTGAAGCCGGCGTGGACCGCATGGATACGGCCATTTCTTCGTTCGCCTCGGGCACCAGTCATCCGGCGACCGAATCCCAAGTGGCCGCGCTGAAAGGCACCGCTTACGACACCGGCCTGGATTTGAATCTGCTGAGCGAAATCGCCGATTACTTCCGCGAAGTACGCAAAAAATACCAGCAGTTCGAAAGCGAGTTCACCCGCGAAGACGTATCGGTTCAGATTAATCAGGTGCCCGGCGGCATGATGTCCAACCTGGCCAACCAGCTCAAAGAACAGAATGCGCTGGACCGTATCCGCGAAGTGTTCGACGAAATTCCGCGGGTACGGGAAGACCTTGGTTTTCCGCCGCTGGTTACGCCCACCTCGCAGATTGTGGGCACTCAGGCGGTGTATAACGTACTGGCCGGCCAGCGCTATAAAACCATCACCAACGAAGTAAAGCGTTACCTGCAGGGTGGTTACGGCCGGCCGCCAGCGCCGGTGAACGCCGACGTACGTAAAAAAGCCATAGGCAATGAAACCGTTGACGAAGGCCGTCCGGCCGACCATATAAGACCCGAAATGGACAAGCTGCGCAAAGACATTGGCGAACTGGCCCTGAACGAGGAAGACGTACTCACCTTCGCCATGTTCCCTGACCTTGGCCGCGAATTCCTGCAACAACGCAAAGACGGCACACTGGTGCCGGAGGCCCTGTTGCCACCAGAAACAAGATCCCGTGATCGCCTGGTTACCGGTGTTGCCACTGAATTCCGCATTGAAGTGCACGGTGAAAGCTACGAAGTGGCGGTTACCGGCTCCGGCGAATCCGGTGTGGGCAAGCGCAAGCTATACCTTTCGCTCGACGGAATGCCGGAAGAGGTGGTCTTTGAATCCCTCAACGACTATGTGGCACAAAGCAGCAGCGGCCGAAAAAAGGCATCCATGCCCGGCCACGTCAGCACCGCCATGCCCGGCAATGTAGTCGAGGTTCTGGTGAAAGAGGGCGATACGGTGAGTGCCGGCCAAGCCGTACTGATCACCGAAGCGATGAAGATGGAAACCGAAGTGCACGCTGATATTGACGGCAAAATCGCGGCAATTTACATAACGAAAGGCGACCGGGTAACCCCGGGTGAAATGCTGATCGACATTGTCTGA
- a CDS encoding TPM domain-containing protein: protein MLFPSRYSLSCSVAALLALIVFPVTAALAQSAPVFPELSGRVVDKAEILSPSTESQITQMLQAHEQGTTEQVVVVTLPDLQGYAIEDYGYQLGRHWGIGQKGDDNGALLIVAQQERKIRIEVGYGLEGRLTDAASATIINQIMTPAFKQGQFEQGILNGAAAIVQVLGGEPLALPSQTVGGQEKPKLSLVSLFFMIILAVIYFIGGGRGRGGRGGAALLGGALLGSSMGGRGGGGFGGGGFGGGGGGFGGGGASGGW, encoded by the coding sequence ATGCTGTTTCCTTCTCGATATTCTTTGTCCTGTTCCGTTGCGGCCTTGCTTGCCTTGATCGTTTTTCCGGTGACAGCTGCGCTGGCTCAATCCGCGCCGGTATTCCCGGAGCTGAGTGGTCGGGTAGTGGACAAGGCCGAAATACTGAGCCCATCCACCGAATCCCAGATCACCCAGATGCTCCAGGCCCACGAACAGGGAACCACGGAACAGGTTGTCGTGGTCACACTGCCTGATCTACAAGGCTACGCCATAGAAGACTATGGCTATCAGCTGGGCCGGCATTGGGGCATCGGTCAGAAAGGCGATGATAATGGTGCGCTGCTTATTGTTGCCCAGCAGGAACGCAAAATTCGGATTGAAGTGGGCTATGGCCTGGAGGGGCGCCTTACCGATGCGGCCTCAGCCACCATTATTAATCAAATCATGACGCCTGCGTTCAAGCAGGGGCAGTTTGAGCAGGGTATTCTCAACGGTGCCGCCGCCATCGTGCAAGTTCTGGGTGGCGAACCACTGGCATTGCCGAGCCAGACTGTCGGAGGCCAGGAAAAGCCGAAACTTTCCCTGGTGTCGCTATTTTTCATGATTATTTTGGCTGTTATTTATTTCATTGGTGGCGGCCGTGGGCGTGGCGGACGCGGTGGCGCAGCTTTATTAGGTGGAGCGCTCTTAGGTTCCAGCATGGGCGGCCGTGGAGGCGGCGGTTTCGGCGGTGGTGGCTTTGGCGGCGGGGGCGGTGGCTTCGGTGGCGGAGGTGCATCCGGTGGCTGGTAA
- a CDS encoding PilZ domain-containing protein gives MKLTSTQPNLRDQQRVYVAAKIVIERPDGCQCNCTTTNLSRTGVMISCDLLTADQLTQGNRALAPGNRMPVKAHFSVPLQPAQPIIVAAGNIVHFRRIAQNQFQVGIQFEEFEGGGSACVDLYVRSLLNKCGKSV, from the coding sequence ATGAAACTTACGTCTACACAACCGAATCTACGCGATCAACAACGAGTTTACGTTGCGGCCAAAATCGTTATTGAAAGACCCGACGGTTGTCAGTGCAACTGCACAACTACAAACCTGTCGCGCACAGGTGTGATGATATCGTGCGATCTATTAACGGCTGATCAGTTAACTCAGGGTAACCGCGCGCTGGCACCGGGAAACCGCATGCCGGTGAAAGCCCATTTTTCAGTGCCCTTACAACCGGCACAGCCGATCATTGTCGCCGCGGGTAATATTGTGCATTTTCGACGAATCGCACAGAACCAATTTCAGGTTGGCATCCAATTTGAAGAATTTGAAGGCGGTGGGTCCGCATGTGTTGATCTGTATGTACGCAGTCTTCTGAATAAATGTGGCAAATCTGTCTGA
- a CDS encoding NAD(P)/FAD-dependent oxidoreductase, which produces MIRLTNIQLALDHDDQAMTSAVLDRLSIMAEDLVSVHVHKRGYDARKKTNIVLIYTLDVETTQNEFLIEKFADHQLVKETPDMSYQFVANAPADLQERPVVIGFGPCGLLAGLVLAQMGYKPIILDRGKEVRERTKDTFGFWRKKILNTESNVQFGEGGAGTFSDGKLYSQVKDPNHYGRKVLTEFVASGAPDEIMFVSKPHIGTFRLVTMVEHMRAKIIELGGEIRFSARVDDVQIDNGQITGVVLADGEVINSRHIALAIGHSARDTFQMLYDNNVYIEAKPFSVGFRIEHPQSVIDKARFGKNVGNPILGAADYKLVHHCKSGRSVYSFCMCPGGTVVAAASEEHGVVTNGMSQYSRAERNANSAIVVGIDPSDYPGNPLAGIDFQRALERNAYVLGGSNYDAPAQKVGNFLKGTSSETVGSVVPSFQPGIKLTDLSKALPDFCIEAIREAIPVFNRKIKGFALEDALLTGVETRTSAPICIKRGKDFQSINTHGLYPAGEGAGYAGGILSAAIDGIKIAEAMALSINSGHQESASKFA; this is translated from the coding sequence ATGATACGGCTGACGAATATTCAACTGGCGCTTGATCACGATGATCAGGCGATGACCAGCGCTGTATTGGATCGTTTATCAATCATGGCCGAGGATCTGGTTAGCGTGCACGTGCATAAGCGCGGATACGATGCCCGTAAAAAAACCAATATCGTGCTTATTTACACGCTCGATGTTGAGACGACACAAAACGAATTCCTGATCGAGAAGTTTGCTGACCATCAGTTGGTCAAAGAAACTCCGGATATGAGCTATCAGTTCGTAGCGAACGCGCCGGCAGATTTACAGGAACGCCCGGTTGTTATCGGTTTTGGGCCCTGTGGTTTGTTGGCCGGATTGGTGTTGGCGCAGATGGGCTATAAGCCCATTATTCTGGATCGCGGCAAAGAGGTGCGTGAGCGTACGAAAGACACCTTTGGTTTTTGGCGCAAGAAAATCCTTAATACCGAATCCAATGTGCAGTTTGGGGAAGGCGGTGCCGGAACCTTCTCTGACGGTAAGCTGTACAGCCAGGTGAAAGACCCGAATCACTACGGTCGTAAGGTATTAACCGAGTTTGTGGCATCTGGGGCGCCGGACGAGATCATGTTTGTCAGCAAGCCGCACATTGGCACTTTTCGGCTGGTCACCATGGTTGAGCATATGCGTGCGAAAATCATTGAGCTGGGCGGCGAAATACGGTTCAGCGCCCGCGTTGACGATGTCCAGATCGACAACGGCCAGATTACCGGTGTGGTATTAGCCGATGGCGAAGTGATCAATTCCAGACACATCGCACTCGCGATTGGCCACAGTGCCCGCGATACTTTCCAGATGCTCTACGATAACAATGTGTATATCGAAGCCAAGCCGTTTTCTGTTGGCTTCCGCATCGAGCACCCGCAATCTGTCATTGATAAGGCGCGTTTTGGCAAAAATGTGGGCAACCCGATTCTGGGTGCCGCCGACTATAAACTGGTTCATCACTGTAAAAGTGGCCGCTCTGTGTACAGTTTTTGTATGTGCCCGGGTGGCACTGTGGTTGCCGCCGCATCGGAAGAGCATGGCGTGGTGACCAATGGTATGAGCCAGTACTCCCGTGCCGAGCGTAATGCCAACAGCGCGATTGTGGTGGGTATTGACCCGTCAGATTACCCGGGCAATCCACTGGCAGGGATCGATTTCCAGCGAGCACTCGAACGTAATGCCTACGTGTTAGGTGGTTCCAACTACGATGCGCCGGCGCAGAAAGTGGGTAACTTTTTAAAAGGAACGTCCTCAGAGACGGTCGGCAGTGTAGTGCCCTCTTTCCAGCCCGGCATCAAACTGACCGACTTGTCGAAAGCTCTGCCTGATTTTTGCATCGAGGCTATCCGCGAGGCTATTCCGGTTTTCAACAGAAAGATTAAAGGTTTTGCTTTGGAAGATGCGCTATTGACCGGTGTAGAAACCCGAACGTCTGCGCCTATTTGTATCAAGCGGGGCAAGGATTTTCAAAGCATCAATACTCACGGGTTGTACCCGGCGGGTGAAGGCGCGGGTTATGCCGGTGGCATTCTGTCGGCGGCCATAGACGGCATTAAAATTGCCGAGGCTATGGCGCTTAGCATTAACAGCGGGCATCAAGAGTCTGCGTCAAAATTCGCTTGA
- a CDS encoding LemA family protein, which translates to MQTRPTDTPIRSVWQLTALLMLALLLTGCGINNIPTYDENVKAAWSQVENQYQRRADLIPNLVETVKGFAAQEKETLTAVIEARSKATSIQVDESILNNPEKFQQFQQAQGELSSALSRLMVVSERYPDLKSNQNFLALQSQLEGTENRIAVARRDFIQSVERFNTEIRTFPGKIWHSILYSDLEQRENFKATAENAEEAPKVTF; encoded by the coding sequence ATGCAAACAAGGCCAACTGATACACCTATACGCTCAGTGTGGCAACTGACGGCCCTGCTGATGCTGGCGCTCCTGCTAACCGGCTGCGGCATTAACAACATTCCCACCTATGACGAAAACGTTAAGGCTGCCTGGTCACAAGTTGAAAATCAGTATCAGCGCCGGGCCGATCTGATACCTAACCTGGTGGAAACGGTCAAAGGTTTTGCTGCCCAGGAAAAAGAGACCTTAACGGCCGTTATCGAGGCACGTTCCAAGGCAACCTCCATTCAGGTGGATGAAAGCATTCTGAACAATCCCGAGAAATTCCAACAATTTCAACAAGCGCAGGGCGAGCTTAGCAGCGCATTGAGTCGATTGATGGTTGTGTCCGAACGTTACCCGGACTTGAAATCCAACCAGAACTTTCTCGCGTTGCAATCGCAGCTCGAAGGGACCGAAAACCGGATAGCCGTGGCCCGGCGCGACTTTATTCAGTCGGTCGAACGTTTCAACACCGAAATTCGCACCTTCCCCGGAAAAATCTGGCACAGCATTCTTTATAGCGATTTGGAACAGCGTGAAAACTTCAAAGCGACTGCAGAAAACGCCGAAGAAGCACCCAAGGTCACGTTTTAA
- the miaB gene encoding tRNA (N6-isopentenyl adenosine(37)-C2)-methylthiotransferase MiaB: protein MAKKLFIKTHGCQMNEYDSSRMADLLKVGEAVEMTDSPEDADILLLNTCSIREKAQEKVFHQLGRWKNLKKNKPGLIIGVGGCVASQEGQAIIDRAPFVDMVFGPQTLHRLPDMIAEVRVKGNGVGVVDVSFPEIEKFDNLPEPGANGPSAFVSIMEGCSKYCTFCVVPYTRGEEVSRPADDVIAEVAHLASQNVREINLLGQNVNAYRGDTHDGDVMDLAELITLIATIDGIDRIRYTTSHPVEFTDALIDVYEQVPELVSHLHLPVQSGSDRILSAMKRGHTALEYKSKLRRLRKIRPDISFSSDFIIGFPGETEKDFEDTMKLINDIGFDMSFSFVYSARPGTPASDLPDDTEMAVKKQRLKILQDRINQTVMDISRKMVGTTQRILVTGLSKKDPGEFSGRTENNRIVNFRHENSAAIGHFIDVEIVEAYSNSLRGLPVDSELY from the coding sequence ATGGCCAAAAAGTTATTCATCAAAACCCACGGCTGCCAGATGAACGAATACGATTCATCCCGCATGGCTGATCTGTTAAAAGTCGGTGAAGCGGTTGAAATGACCGACAGCCCGGAAGACGCTGATATTCTATTGCTGAATACCTGCTCCATTCGTGAAAAAGCCCAGGAAAAGGTGTTTCATCAACTGGGTCGCTGGAAAAATCTGAAAAAGAACAAACCGGGGCTGATCATTGGCGTTGGCGGTTGCGTGGCCAGTCAGGAAGGCCAGGCGATTATTGACCGTGCGCCCTTTGTAGATATGGTCTTCGGCCCGCAAACCTTGCACCGCTTGCCGGACATGATTGCCGAGGTGAGAGTGAAGGGTAACGGCGTCGGCGTGGTCGACGTCAGCTTCCCGGAAATTGAAAAATTCGACAATCTGCCAGAACCCGGCGCCAATGGCCCGTCTGCGTTTGTGTCGATTATGGAAGGCTGCAGCAAGTACTGCACATTTTGCGTGGTGCCCTACACCCGCGGCGAAGAGGTCAGCCGGCCGGCTGACGATGTGATTGCGGAAGTGGCGCATTTGGCCTCACAGAACGTGCGAGAGATTAACCTTTTGGGCCAGAACGTAAACGCCTACCGCGGCGACACCCACGATGGCGATGTGATGGATTTGGCGGAGCTGATCACGCTGATTGCCACCATTGATGGCATCGACCGCATTCGCTACACCACCTCGCACCCGGTGGAGTTCACCGATGCGTTGATTGATGTGTACGAGCAAGTACCGGAACTGGTTAGCCACCTGCACTTACCGGTGCAAAGTGGCTCTGATCGCATACTCTCGGCCATGAAGCGCGGCCATACCGCACTCGAATACAAATCCAAACTTCGCCGCCTGCGCAAAATCCGTCCAGATATTAGTTTTTCTTCGGACTTCATCATTGGTTTCCCCGGTGAAACCGAGAAAGATTTTGAAGACACTATGAAACTCATCAACGACATTGGCTTCGACATGTCGTTCAGCTTCGTTTACAGCGCCCGCCCCGGCACTCCGGCGTCAGATTTGCCGGATGATACGGAGATGGCGGTGAAGAAGCAGCGTCTGAAAATTCTGCAGGATCGTATCAACCAAACGGTTATGGATATCAGCCGCAAGATGGTAGGCACCACGCAGCGCATTTTGGTGACAGGTCTTTCCAAAAAGGATCCGGGCGAGTTTTCGGGGCGCACGGAAAATAACCGCATCGTCAATTTCCGCCATGAGAATTCAGCGGCTATCGGGCATTTTATAGATGTTGAGATTGTAGAGGCTTATTCGAATTCCTTGCGTGGTTTGCCGGTGGATTCTGAATTGTACTAA